From a single Parafrankia discariae genomic region:
- a CDS encoding NAD(P)-dependent oxidoreductase: protein MTGTQPVGTGPRPPTRLHTVVLGAGGRAGRAVSRELVTRGHRVTGVVRDLRRHSARADFAALAGLGVDVAEADVTRGADLVEILPAADVVIVAVTPFSAPPPSFDGFDEAFYENVVAGVVGAVRRSPATRLITIGLFATLTLADGRTVMDDPAVFPPGLLPFARAHARELPALRRLASGHDWLVVTPPAGLRADGADETAGYALVEPPVDHRLFDGVLGYGQLARAVADQSETPTLHRTQVAVLPTPP from the coding sequence GTGCTCGGTGCCGGTGGCCGCGCCGGACGAGCCGTCAGCCGGGAGCTCGTCACCAGGGGGCACCGGGTGACCGGGGTGGTGCGGGACCTCCGCCGGCATTCCGCCCGCGCCGACTTCGCCGCCCTCGCGGGCCTCGGGGTCGACGTGGCCGAGGCGGACGTCACCCGCGGCGCCGACCTGGTGGAGATCCTCCCCGCGGCCGACGTCGTCATCGTGGCCGTCACGCCGTTCTCGGCCCCGCCGCCGTCGTTCGACGGTTTCGACGAGGCTTTCTACGAGAACGTCGTGGCCGGGGTGGTCGGCGCGGTGCGACGCTCGCCGGCGACCCGGCTGATCACGATCGGGCTGTTCGCCACGCTGACCCTGGCCGACGGGCGCACGGTCATGGACGATCCGGCGGTCTTCCCCCCGGGGCTCCTGCCCTTCGCGCGGGCGCACGCCCGCGAGCTGCCCGCGCTGCGCCGCCTCGCGTCCGGGCACGACTGGCTGGTCGTCACCCCACCCGCGGGGCTGCGGGCCGACGGCGCCGACGAGACGGCGGGCTACGCGCTCGTCGAACCACCCGTCGACCACCGCCTGTTCGACGGCGTGCTCGGCTACGGCCAGCTGGCACGGGCCGTGGCGGACCAGTCCGAGACCCCGACCCTGCACCGGACCCAGGTGGCCGTCCTGCCCACGCCGCCGTGA
- a CDS encoding glycoside hydrolase family 26 protein, producing MLPARAALVVAAAAVGLSACLPAQGSGGGAGPVPSATASVTAAPTSTVPPSTAPTSTAPAGTPGPSTPPTTGATPTAGATPSSSPAPGGGGGTPAAAALSGTGYADHDEWASWRGWPVQISETWNDAKDPATGVTTWGSMNGLYTVKQYFTDAAWPGELSLAQPMFAGDQNVRDCATEDQISTLMNKLVEYWPSKDAFIRLGWEFNGNWYHWSVQPGDAEAFKACWIRWHDVVKSISPDFKLVWNPNAESSNQDVDVTEFWPGAQYVDAAGPDFYAISDNGQLRDPDKRGPHGEPLGIGAWAAWVAEKGVPLAVPEWGVNDQEWGSTDPAFITQMRTVFTTAAASPTGLAYESYFDGSKAYSCKFTLHDKDCGYDYHQAAAQRYKELWTGPYVRS from the coding sequence GTGCTGCCCGCGCGAGCCGCGCTGGTTGTCGCGGCCGCCGCGGTGGGGCTGTCCGCCTGCCTTCCGGCCCAGGGCTCGGGCGGCGGCGCCGGCCCGGTACCGAGCGCGACCGCCTCGGTCACCGCCGCGCCGACGAGCACGGTTCCGCCCAGCACCGCCCCGACCAGCACCGCTCCCGCCGGCACACCCGGCCCGAGCACACCGCCCACCACGGGCGCCACTCCCACCGCCGGGGCGACGCCGAGCAGCAGTCCGGCACCCGGCGGAGGCGGCGGGACCCCCGCCGCGGCCGCGCTGAGCGGTACCGGCTACGCCGACCACGATGAATGGGCTTCGTGGCGTGGCTGGCCGGTCCAGATCTCCGAGACGTGGAACGACGCCAAGGACCCGGCTACCGGCGTCACCACATGGGGGTCGATGAACGGTCTCTACACGGTCAAGCAGTATTTCACCGATGCCGCCTGGCCGGGTGAGCTCAGCCTCGCCCAGCCGATGTTCGCCGGCGACCAGAACGTCAGGGACTGCGCGACCGAGGACCAGATCTCGACTCTCATGAACAAGCTGGTCGAGTACTGGCCGTCCAAGGACGCTTTCATCAGGCTCGGCTGGGAGTTCAACGGCAACTGGTACCACTGGAGCGTGCAGCCGGGCGACGCCGAGGCGTTCAAGGCCTGCTGGATCCGCTGGCACGACGTGGTGAAGTCCATCTCGCCGGACTTCAAGCTGGTGTGGAACCCCAATGCGGAGAGCTCCAACCAGGACGTCGACGTCACCGAGTTCTGGCCGGGCGCGCAGTACGTCGACGCCGCCGGGCCGGACTTCTACGCGATCAGTGACAACGGCCAGCTGCGCGACCCGGACAAGCGCGGGCCGCACGGCGAACCGCTGGGCATCGGTGCCTGGGCGGCCTGGGTCGCCGAGAAGGGCGTCCCGCTGGCGGTGCCCGAGTGGGGCGTCAACGACCAGGAGTGGGGCTCGACCGACCCGGCGTTCATCACGCAGATGCGCACGGTGTTCACCACCGCCGCCGCGTCGCCGACCGGGCTGGCCTACGAGTCCTACTTCGACGGATCGAAGGCCTACAGCTGCAAGTTCACCCTGCACGACAAGGACTGCGGCTACGACTACCACCAGGCGGCGGCGCAACGCTACAAGGAGCTCTGGACGGGACCGTACGTCAGGTCCTGA
- a CDS encoding ADP-ribosylglycohydrolase family protein, which translates to MTLGDRTSTEDRPGPTPAAARIAGALTAYACGDAFGLPWEGSAPQDVDVPRAADIPARGRWERGSTSDDTALTLLVAEHLTAHGGAGDPAALLGTLADRAASIHGLGPSTIAAIDHFRAHGRPPARGGRTNGALMRALPIGWATAPDDAARRRRWVRALSAITHPDPVAQAAAVIAAACASWAVAGADGPTLLAVAEAEALAEVEALAEAETLAEVETLAEAEAPAGAALPAEPVARPGADQVRSLFTLVREIERGRWVPPPAGVSLDPVETLGAVLHCVATRPTLGAALPAAIGLGGDTDTVAALTGGILGGRHTSEEVRAELPWSSRALLPPQGTIDVLADGLATLRGPGPTG; encoded by the coding sequence GTGACGCTCGGCGACCGGACATCCACGGAGGACCGGCCCGGCCCGACGCCCGCCGCGGCGCGGATCGCGGGGGCGCTGACGGCGTACGCCTGCGGCGACGCCTTCGGGCTCCCCTGGGAGGGGAGCGCGCCCCAAGACGTCGACGTCCCGCGGGCCGCGGACATCCCGGCCCGCGGGCGGTGGGAACGCGGCAGCACCTCCGACGACACGGCGCTGACCCTGCTCGTCGCCGAGCACCTGACCGCCCACGGCGGCGCGGGCGATCCGGCCGCCCTGCTGGGGACCCTGGCCGACCGGGCGGCGTCGATCCACGGGCTGGGTCCGAGCACGATCGCCGCGATCGACCACTTCCGCGCGCACGGCAGGCCACCGGCGCGGGGTGGCCGTACCAACGGCGCCCTCATGCGGGCGCTGCCGATCGGCTGGGCCACCGCGCCGGACGACGCGGCGCGCCGCCGCCGATGGGTACGCGCACTGTCAGCGATCACCCACCCCGACCCGGTCGCGCAGGCCGCGGCCGTCATCGCCGCCGCCTGCGCGAGCTGGGCCGTCGCGGGCGCGGACGGGCCGACGCTGCTGGCCGTGGCGGAGGCCGAGGCACTGGCCGAAGTCGAGGCACTGGCCGAAGCCGAGACACTGGCCGAAGTCGAGACACTGGCCGAAGCCGAGGCGCCGGCCGGGGCCGCCCTGCCGGCCGAACCCGTCGCGCGGCCGGGAGCCGACCAGGTTCGGTCACTTTTCACGCTGGTCAGGGAGATCGAGCGGGGCCGGTGGGTGCCACCGCCGGCCGGCGTCAGCCTCGACCCGGTGGAGACCCTCGGGGCCGTGTTGCACTGTGTGGCGACGCGGCCCACGCTCGGCGCGGCGCTGCCAGCCGCGATCGGTCTCGGCGGGGACACCGACACGGTCGCCGCGCTCACCGGCGGAATCCTGGGCGGCCGCCACACGTCCGAGGAGGTCCGCGCGGAACTCCCCTGGAGCTCACGTGCCCTGCTCCCGCCCCAAGGCACGATCGACGTCCTCGCGGACGGCCTCGCCACACTGCGCGGGCCGGGCCCGACGGGCTGA
- a CDS encoding carboxymuconolactone decarboxylase family protein: MQRIDMASVVPDAYKAVLGLEKYVRSVVDGTVLELVKLRASILNGCAFCVDLHSRDALAAGESSRRLFAVAAWHESPFFSEKERAALALTDAVTRLGQDGVPDDVWDGATKVWSEEEVANLVIAIATINVWNRVAISARTQPPATV; the protein is encoded by the coding sequence ATGCAGCGCATCGACATGGCGAGCGTCGTACCGGACGCCTACAAGGCGGTGCTGGGCCTGGAGAAGTACGTCCGGTCGGTTGTCGACGGGACCGTGCTCGAACTGGTCAAGCTGCGCGCGTCGATCCTGAACGGCTGCGCGTTCTGCGTGGACCTGCACAGCCGCGACGCGCTCGCCGCCGGCGAGTCGAGCCGACGGCTGTTCGCGGTCGCCGCCTGGCACGAGTCGCCCTTCTTCAGCGAGAAGGAGCGGGCGGCGCTCGCGCTGACCGACGCCGTCACCCGGCTCGGCCAGGACGGCGTCCCCGACGACGTGTGGGACGGCGCGACGAAGGTCTGGAGCGAGGAGGAGGTGGCGAACCTGGTGATCGCCATCGCGACGATCAACGTCTGGAACCGGGTGGCGATCTCGGCCCGCACCCAGCCTCCCGCGACGGTCTGA
- a CDS encoding serine/threonine-protein kinase, whose translation MLTPLAAGDPRRIGPFEIHNRIGAGGMGSVYLGFTAEGRAAAVKVPAEGLAGDPEFRARFRREVEAARRVRGRAVAAVVDADPDATSPWMAVEYVEGTSLADAVIRHGPLEQRLLHGFGVGLADALVAIHAVGVVHRDLKPSNILLAWDGPKVIDFGIARASGTPTHTRTGILVGTPAWMAPEQLRGERATPAADVFAWGACVTYAATGHPPFGGAEPADVLTVLRRDEQPDLDGVPPDLLAAVRASLARRPEARPSATELVRTLVTEPGARGGSPDPARAAANALTPWQWEPPAERSERAERIAAAASASASAGVMTGAADSGGPATGVRRTATRGPGRPAGGPGDGPAKFRAVDRPTQPLATRADPGLWEEPPGGDSSLGTVPVPRLSALTENRNEITDPSIRPRRTAAAAIAAAVAAAVAASDAAEVTGPLLTAQDPAATGVGATTGTTAKAKVKAGGAGTDARAEPGAWPPDPRAWLSLLAASGRRDRAAMVAAVVAFGLVVGVVVLLTVPDASRAESGPGQPSPGPSQRGVTATTTPAPTSRPTMVTPATVARTGWAGPGPGSVPPTQAGVPADPAPTVGVQIDPSASPTPTHAVSPTGDASAPPTPDPSLSATPCAAGARPEGVVATATPEPC comes from the coding sequence GTGCTGACACCGCTGGCGGCGGGTGACCCCCGGCGCATCGGCCCGTTCGAGATCCACAATCGGATCGGCGCCGGCGGGATGGGCTCGGTGTACCTCGGTTTCACCGCCGAGGGCCGCGCCGCGGCCGTCAAGGTGCCCGCCGAGGGCCTCGCCGGCGACCCCGAGTTCCGCGCCCGGTTCCGGCGCGAGGTCGAGGCCGCCCGCCGGGTCCGCGGCCGCGCCGTCGCCGCGGTCGTCGACGCCGACCCCGACGCGACCTCGCCCTGGATGGCCGTCGAGTACGTCGAGGGCACCAGCCTCGCCGACGCGGTGATCCGGCACGGGCCGCTCGAACAGCGGCTGCTGCACGGCTTCGGGGTGGGCCTCGCCGACGCCCTCGTCGCCATCCACGCGGTCGGCGTCGTGCACCGCGACCTCAAGCCGTCCAACATCCTGCTCGCCTGGGACGGCCCGAAGGTGATCGACTTCGGTATCGCCCGGGCCAGCGGCACGCCGACCCACACCCGCACCGGCATCCTCGTCGGCACCCCCGCCTGGATGGCGCCCGAGCAGCTGCGCGGTGAGCGCGCGACCCCGGCGGCCGACGTGTTCGCCTGGGGTGCCTGTGTCACCTACGCGGCGACCGGGCACCCGCCCTTCGGCGGCGCCGAGCCGGCTGACGTGCTGACCGTGCTGCGCCGCGACGAGCAGCCCGACCTCGACGGGGTCCCACCGGACCTGCTGGCCGCCGTACGGGCCTCGCTGGCCCGCCGGCCCGAGGCCCGCCCGAGCGCGACGGAGCTGGTCCGGACGCTGGTCACCGAACCGGGCGCCCGCGGCGGCTCCCCCGATCCCGCTCGGGCGGCCGCGAACGCGCTCACCCCCTGGCAGTGGGAACCACCGGCCGAACGCTCCGAACGCGCCGAACGGATCGCGGCCGCGGCCTCGGCCTCGGCCTCGGCCGGCGTGATGACCGGCGCCGCCGACTCCGGCGGGCCCGCCACCGGCGTCCGGCGGACGGCGACGCGCGGTCCCGGCAGGCCGGCCGGCGGCCCCGGGGACGGCCCGGCGAAGTTCCGCGCCGTCGACCGGCCCACCCAGCCACTGGCGACCCGCGCGGATCCCGGCCTGTGGGAGGAGCCTCCGGGTGGGGACTCCTCGCTCGGCACCGTGCCCGTGCCACGGCTGTCGGCGCTGACCGAGAACCGCAACGAGATCACCGACCCGTCGATCCGGCCGCGTCGGACCGCCGCCGCCGCCATCGCGGCCGCGGTGGCGGCGGCGGTGGCGGCGTCCGACGCGGCGGAGGTGACGGGACCGTTGCTGACCGCCCAGGACCCCGCCGCCACCGGCGTCGGCGCCACCACCGGCACCACCGCCAAGGCCAAGGTCAAGGCCGGGGGGGCCGGTACCGACGCCAGGGCGGAGCCGGGAGCCTGGCCGCCCGACCCCCGGGCGTGGCTGAGCCTGCTTGCGGCCTCGGGCCGGCGGGACCGTGCCGCCATGGTCGCGGCCGTCGTCGCCTTCGGGCTCGTCGTCGGCGTGGTCGTCCTGCTCACCGTGCCGGATGCCTCCCGGGCGGAGAGCGGCCCGGGCCAGCCGTCCCCGGGCCCGTCGCAGCGGGGCGTCACCGCCACCACCACGCCCGCCCCCACCTCCCGACCCACCATGGTCACGCCGGCCACCGTCGCGCGCACCGGCTGGGCCGGGCCGGGGCCGGGCAGTGTGCCGCCGACCCAGGCCGGCGTTCCGGCCGACCCCGCGCCGACGGTGGGCGTCCAGATTGACCCGTCGGCGTCGCCGACGCCGACGCACGCCGTCTCTCCCACCGGCGACGCGTCCGCCCCGCCGACGCCCGACCCGTCGCTCTCTGCGACGCCGTGCGCCGCCGGCGCCCGCCCGGAGGGTGTCGTCGCCACCGCCACGCCCGAGCCCTGCTGA
- a CDS encoding protein kinase domain-containing protein has protein sequence MLTPLTTDDPQRIGPYRLANRIGAGGMGIVYLGFSDDGKPAAIKVPSAGLVDDPEFRARFRQEVDAARRVRGSAVAAVIDADLTGTRPWMATEYVEGRNLTDAVATRGPFDEHLLTGLAVGLADALVAIHAAGVVHRDLKPSNILLAWDGPRVIDFGIARAENNTSHTRTGSLIGTLTWMAPEQLRGERAGPAADIFAWGACVAFAAAGQPAFRGDRAEAVGLQILTGEPVLERLPPTIEPHVRAALRKEPAARPSAAEILGGLLGRPVGGPADSDAATGLLMSRWWNLPPTPPGGAAPLRGYPPAGGRPHDGSPGGARFQPAHRPDPGPPASGPRGWSDSSGPRGGWPDASGPRGGWPDAGGQPNPGRRGTPVAVLAALAVLLVVGGVTVGALLLSSGDGDGGQTGPSTGPGVTSTLSSPSTGPDGGPTASAGPTGPTTDPTSPGPDATTTPPTTPGGGPTSTSTPRRVMSADEAAGVVREHGYTPDMDTYDPDRMLNLVRGTRQGDDGRQRQTAFVFADGAYQGTDTKAPSNAITVEVGTNTDATVTYRTYAANGTTPTGTASVRFRWNGTGFVALDPIPSDDPTVDDHR, from the coding sequence GTGCTGACGCCCCTGACCACGGACGACCCGCAGCGGATCGGTCCGTACCGGCTGGCCAACCGCATCGGCGCGGGCGGCATGGGCATCGTCTATCTCGGCTTCTCCGACGACGGCAAGCCGGCCGCGATCAAGGTTCCCTCGGCGGGGCTGGTGGACGACCCCGAGTTCCGCGCCCGCTTCCGCCAGGAGGTGGACGCCGCCCGGCGGGTGCGCGGCAGCGCCGTCGCCGCCGTCATCGACGCCGACCTCACCGGGACGCGCCCCTGGATGGCCACCGAGTACGTCGAGGGCCGCAACCTCACCGACGCGGTCGCGACCCGGGGCCCGTTCGACGAGCACCTGCTCACCGGGCTCGCCGTCGGCCTGGCCGACGCCCTGGTCGCCATCCACGCCGCCGGGGTGGTGCACCGCGACCTCAAGCCGTCCAACATCCTGCTGGCCTGGGACGGGCCGCGGGTCATCGACTTCGGCATCGCCCGGGCCGAGAACAACACCTCGCACACCCGGACCGGCAGCCTCATCGGCACGCTGACCTGGATGGCGCCCGAGCAGCTGCGCGGCGAGCGCGCCGGCCCGGCCGCCGACATCTTCGCGTGGGGGGCGTGCGTCGCGTTCGCGGCGGCCGGGCAGCCGGCGTTCCGCGGCGACCGGGCCGAGGCCGTCGGCCTGCAGATCCTCACCGGCGAGCCGGTGCTGGAACGCCTGCCACCGACCATCGAGCCACACGTGCGCGCCGCGCTGCGCAAGGAGCCGGCCGCCCGGCCCAGCGCCGCCGAGATCCTCGGCGGGCTGCTCGGCCGGCCGGTCGGTGGCCCGGCCGACTCGGACGCGGCGACCGGGCTCCTGATGAGCCGGTGGTGGAACCTGCCGCCGACCCCGCCCGGAGGCGCCGCGCCGCTGCGTGGATACCCGCCGGCGGGCGGCCGTCCCCACGACGGGTCTCCGGGCGGGGCGCGCTTCCAGCCGGCGCACCGACCCGACCCCGGCCCGCCGGCCTCCGGGCCGCGCGGCTGGTCCGACTCCTCCGGGCCGCGCGGCGGCTGGCCCGACGCCTCCGGCCCGCGCGGCGGCTGGCCCGACGCCGGCGGGCAGCCCAACCCCGGCCGCCGCGGGACGCCGGTGGCCGTGCTCGCCGCCCTGGCCGTGCTGCTCGTCGTCGGTGGCGTCACCGTGGGAGCCCTGCTGCTCTCGAGCGGCGACGGGGACGGCGGCCAAACCGGCCCGTCCACGGGGCCGGGCGTCACCTCCACGTTGAGCAGCCCGTCCACCGGCCCCGACGGCGGGCCCACCGCCTCGGCCGGGCCGACCGGGCCGACCACGGACCCGACGAGCCCCGGCCCGGATGCCACCACGACGCCGCCTACCACACCCGGGGGCGGGCCGACGTCCACCTCGACACCGCGGCGGGTGATGAGCGCCGACGAGGCGGCCGGGGTCGTCCGCGAGCACGGCTACACCCCCGACATGGACACCTACGACCCGGACCGGATGCTCAACCTCGTCCGCGGCACCCGGCAGGGGGATGACGGCCGGCAGCGCCAGACGGCCTTCGTCTTCGCCGACGGCGCGTACCAGGGCACCGACACCAAAGCGCCGAGCAACGCCATCACGGTGGAGGTCGGGACGAACACTGACGCGACGGTGACCTACCGGACCTACGCCGCGAACGGAACGACACCCACGGGGACGGCATCGGTGCGTTTCCGCTGGAACGGCACGGGTTTCGTGGCCCTCGACCCCATCCCGTCCGATGATCCGACGGTGGACGACCACCGCTGA
- the lat gene encoding L-lysine 6-transaminase — protein MSVAGRAGGGSRARPEPADVIPMLSRHVLTDGYDVVCDLKASTGSTIVDARTGTRHLDLYSFFASAPLGINPPALLGDPEFLAELARAAVNKPANPDLATVAYAEFVETFARVLGDPELPHLFFVEGGSAAVENALKCAFDWKSRHNEAHGRPPELGGRVLHLRSAFHGRGGYTLSATNTEPVKTARFPVFDWPRIDCPAMTFPCTGAALDAVVAAERRALAQAEEAFDRHRHDIACFLAEPIQGEGGDNHLRGEFLRAMAALCERHDALFVVDEVQTGVGLTGSAWAHTQLGLRPDVVAFGKKVQLGGVMAGRRVDEVADNVFRLPGRISSTWGGGLVDMVRSRRMLEIMESERLFDRAATLGAELLAGLEALARRHPRLLCNARGRGLMCAVDLPDRARRDEAVRLLREREHVLLLPSGERALRFRPALTIGAEELAAGVRALDRVLTSLATPVSPDASTSPAVPVSPDAPAHEERAR, from the coding sequence ATGAGTGTCGCGGGCCGTGCGGGCGGGGGGAGCCGGGCCCGGCCGGAGCCGGCCGACGTGATCCCGATGTTGTCCAGACACGTCCTGACCGACGGATACGACGTCGTCTGCGACCTGAAGGCCAGTACGGGCAGCACGATCGTCGACGCCCGCACCGGGACGCGCCACCTCGACCTCTACAGCTTCTTCGCCTCCGCGCCGCTCGGGATCAACCCGCCGGCCCTGCTGGGCGACCCGGAGTTCCTCGCCGAGCTCGCCCGGGCCGCCGTCAACAAGCCGGCGAACCCCGACCTGGCGACCGTCGCCTACGCCGAGTTCGTCGAGACCTTCGCCCGGGTGCTGGGCGACCCGGAGCTGCCGCACCTGTTCTTCGTCGAGGGCGGGTCGGCCGCCGTCGAGAACGCCCTCAAGTGCGCGTTCGACTGGAAGAGCCGGCACAACGAGGCGCACGGGCGGCCCCCCGAGCTCGGCGGGCGGGTGCTGCACCTGCGGTCGGCGTTCCACGGCCGTGGCGGGTACACCCTTTCGGCGACCAACACCGAGCCGGTCAAGACCGCGCGCTTCCCGGTCTTCGACTGGCCGCGGATCGACTGCCCGGCGATGACCTTCCCCTGCACCGGCGCGGCGCTGGACGCGGTGGTCGCCGCCGAACGGCGCGCGCTCGCCCAGGCCGAGGAGGCGTTCGACCGCCACCGCCACGACATCGCCTGCTTCCTCGCCGAGCCGATCCAGGGCGAGGGCGGGGACAACCACCTGCGCGGCGAGTTCCTGCGCGCGATGGCGGCGCTGTGCGAGCGTCACGACGCGCTGTTCGTCGTCGACGAGGTACAGACCGGGGTGGGCCTGACCGGCTCCGCCTGGGCGCACACCCAGCTGGGCCTGCGCCCGGACGTCGTCGCGTTCGGCAAGAAGGTCCAGCTCGGCGGGGTGATGGCCGGGCGGCGGGTGGACGAGGTCGCCGACAACGTCTTCCGGCTGCCCGGGCGGATCAGCTCCACCTGGGGCGGCGGGCTCGTCGACATGGTGCGCTCCCGGCGGATGCTGGAGATCATGGAGTCGGAGCGGCTGTTCGACCGGGCCGCCACCCTGGGCGCCGAACTGCTGGCCGGGCTCGAGGCACTGGCCCGCCGCCACCCCCGCCTGCTGTGCAACGCCCGCGGCCGTGGGTTGATGTGCGCCGTGGACCTGCCCGACCGCGCCCGGCGCGACGAGGCCGTCCGGCTGTTGCGGGAACGCGAGCACGTCCTGCTGCTGCCGTCGGGGGAGCGGGCGCTGCGGTTCCGCCCGGCGCTCACCATCGGCGCCGAGGAGCTCGCCGCCGGGGTGCGGGCCCTCGACCGCGTGCTCACCTCCCTGGCCACCCCCGTGTCCCCGGACGCCTCCACATCACCGGCCGTCCCCGTGTCCCCGGACGCGCCCGCACACGAGGAGAGAGCGCGATGA
- a CDS encoding aldehyde dehydrogenase family protein — protein sequence MTLVHPRRVAAVIGGRQHDLYAAAGPAGIAPETARVVSSTNPARLSDVVAEVVLDGAEAIVAAAAAARAAQREWADVPAPVRGEVIGAFGRLVEDNAETLARLVTREIGKPLAEARGEVREIIDTCALFRGEGRRPHGQTVPSEMPDRELFTYREPLGVVMVITAGNFPVAVPSWYLVPALLTGNAVVWKPAEYAAACAAALMDLLTAAGVPPGVANLVLADGPVTSLGLERALEAGLVDKVGFTGSTSVGRFVGALCGRHLQSPCLELGGKNPMVLAPDADLDAAVAAALFAGFGTAGQRCTSLGTVIAHESVHGAFRRRLDAAVSGAVLGDPTRDVLYGPLLDARFAAGFEDHLACVRDHHEPFGSTALGRIGPASPRRGFVGDPETGLYYHPVVIDRVRPDDELFTAETFGPIVGLTTYRHLEEAAELANLPGYGLSSSIFTGDPVSVRRFRRGVRAGMVSVNTSTSGAEAHLPFGGNGRSGNGARQSGQWVLDQMTRWQSLTWELSGRLQKAQLDVSVPPADLGFRLPR from the coding sequence ATGACACTCGTTCATCCACGCCGGGTGGCGGCGGTGATCGGCGGTCGCCAGCACGACCTGTACGCCGCGGCCGGCCCGGCGGGCATCGCCCCGGAGACCGCCCGCGTCGTCAGCTCGACGAACCCGGCCCGCCTGAGCGACGTGGTCGCCGAGGTCGTGCTGGACGGGGCGGAGGCCATCGTCGCCGCCGCGGCCGCCGCCCGCGCCGCCCAGCGGGAGTGGGCGGACGTCCCGGCGCCGGTGCGCGGCGAGGTCATCGGCGCCTTCGGCCGGCTCGTAGAGGACAACGCGGAGACACTCGCCCGGCTGGTCACCCGGGAGATCGGCAAGCCGCTGGCGGAGGCGCGCGGCGAGGTCCGCGAGATCATCGACACCTGCGCGCTGTTCCGCGGCGAGGGCCGGCGCCCGCACGGCCAGACGGTGCCCTCCGAGATGCCCGACCGGGAGCTGTTCACCTACCGGGAGCCGCTCGGCGTGGTCATGGTGATCACCGCCGGCAACTTCCCGGTGGCGGTGCCCTCCTGGTACCTGGTGCCGGCGCTGCTGACCGGCAACGCGGTGGTGTGGAAGCCCGCCGAGTACGCCGCCGCCTGCGCCGCGGCCCTGATGGACCTGCTCACCGCCGCCGGCGTCCCGCCCGGGGTGGCGAACCTCGTCCTCGCCGACGGCCCGGTCACCTCGCTCGGCCTCGAACGCGCCCTGGAGGCCGGCCTCGTCGACAAGGTCGGCTTCACCGGCTCGACGTCCGTCGGCCGCTTCGTCGGCGCGCTGTGCGGGCGGCACCTGCAGTCGCCGTGCCTGGAGCTGGGCGGCAAGAACCCGATGGTGCTGGCCCCCGACGCCGACCTGGACGCCGCCGTCGCCGCCGCGCTGTTCGCCGGGTTCGGGACGGCCGGCCAGCGGTGCACCTCGCTGGGCACGGTGATCGCGCACGAGTCGGTGCACGGCGCGTTCCGGCGCCGGCTGGACGCCGCCGTCAGCGGCGCCGTGCTCGGCGACCCGACCCGTGACGTCCTCTACGGCCCGCTGCTCGACGCCCGGTTCGCCGCCGGGTTCGAGGACCACCTGGCGTGCGTGCGCGACCATCACGAGCCGTTCGGGTCCACCGCGCTCGGCCGGATCGGCCCGGCCAGCCCGCGGCGCGGGTTCGTCGGTGACCCCGAGACCGGCCTGTACTACCACCCGGTCGTCATCGACCGGGTGCGCCCCGACGACGAGCTGTTCACCGCGGAGACCTTCGGCCCGATCGTCGGGCTGACCACCTACCGCCACCTGGAGGAGGCCGCCGAGCTCGCGAACCTGCCCGGCTACGGGCTGTCCTCGTCGATCTTCACCGGGGACCCGGTGAGCGTCCGGCGCTTCCGGCGCGGGGTGCGCGCCGGGATGGTCAGCGTGAACACCTCCACCTCCGGCGCCGAGGCGCACCTGCCCTTCGGCGGCAACGGGCGCTCCGGCAACGGCGCCCGCCAGTCCGGCCAGTGGGTCCTCGACCAGATGACCCGCTGGCAGTCCCTGACCTGGGAACTGTCCGGCCGCCTGCAGAAGGCCCAGCTGGACGTCTCCGTCCCCCCGGCCGACCTCGGCTTCCGCCTGCCGCGCTGA